One Rhodococcus sp. P1Y DNA window includes the following coding sequences:
- a CDS encoding acyl-CoA dehydrogenase family protein, which produces MDFELNEEQKLLRDTTREVLSRAYDTEKRNKIVAEEPGWSADVWKQLAEVGLLGLSFSEDDGGLGAGPVEIMAVLTEVGRRLAPEPILDAVLIPGGLISEVGSADQRKRILPGVAEGSTLLAFAHNETGSRWPDIDVKVAATEDGGSWALSGVKNPVPHGGSADILVVSAALPGGGVGLFLVDGDATGLERKAYQTHDGGRAAQISLTDVAAEPLGDGVDASAAITSAEVRAQAALSAEAVGAMEEALRLTTDYLKQRKQFGVPLAKFQALTFRAADMYVLLELARSMALYSTMNLADDVVDQKVASRAKLQISRSSRKIGQEAIQLHGGIGVTAEYPVGHYVSRLVAIEHTLGGVEEHLRILSK; this is translated from the coding sequence ATGGATTTCGAACTGAACGAGGAACAGAAACTTCTCCGCGACACCACGCGTGAAGTGCTCTCCCGCGCGTACGACACCGAGAAGCGGAACAAGATCGTCGCCGAGGAGCCTGGCTGGTCGGCCGACGTCTGGAAGCAGTTGGCCGAGGTCGGTCTTCTCGGCCTGAGTTTCTCCGAGGACGACGGCGGCCTCGGTGCCGGTCCCGTCGAGATCATGGCGGTCTTGACCGAGGTCGGACGACGCCTCGCTCCGGAACCGATTCTCGACGCCGTCCTGATTCCCGGCGGGTTGATCTCCGAGGTCGGATCTGCCGATCAGCGTAAGAGGATTCTGCCCGGTGTCGCCGAAGGATCGACGTTGCTCGCGTTCGCGCACAACGAGACCGGAAGCCGATGGCCGGATATCGATGTGAAGGTCGCAGCCACCGAGGACGGTGGGTCGTGGGCACTCAGCGGCGTCAAGAACCCTGTTCCGCACGGCGGAAGTGCGGACATTCTCGTCGTCAGTGCTGCTCTTCCCGGCGGCGGCGTCGGACTCTTCCTGGTCGACGGCGACGCGACCGGTCTCGAGCGCAAGGCCTACCAGACGCACGACGGAGGGCGCGCCGCGCAGATCTCGCTTACCGACGTGGCGGCCGAACCGCTGGGCGACGGTGTGGATGCGTCGGCAGCCATCACTTCCGCTGAGGTCAGGGCTCAGGCAGCGTTGTCGGCCGAGGCAGTTGGTGCTATGGAGGAGGCGCTGCGGCTGACGACGGATTACCTGAAGCAGCGCAAGCAGTTCGGCGTTCCGCTGGCGAAGTTTCAGGCACTGACCTTCCGTGCCGCGGACATGTACGTTCTGCTCGAACTGGCACGGAGCATGGCCTTGTATTCGACGATGAATCTGGCCGACGACGTCGTCGATCAGAAAGTCGCGTCACGTGCGAAGCTGCAGATTTCCCGGTCGTCGCGCAAGATCGGTCAGGAAGCGATACAGCTGCACGGCGGCATCGGCGTCACTGCTGAATATCCTGTCGGGCACTATGTTTCCCGCCTGGTTGCCATCGAGCACACGCTCGGTGGCGTCGAAGAGCATCTGCGGATTCTCTCCAAGTAG
- a CDS encoding acyl-CoA dehydrogenase family protein, whose protein sequence is MNLALTEEEAAFRDELRTFFTTEIPAEIREKNRVGIELSREDMVTTMQILNANGLAVPNWPVEFGGKDWTPVQRHIWLDEMQLASVPEPLAFNASMVGPVIATFGAQEQKEKFLPKTANLDIWWCQGFSEPEAGSDLASLRTTALRDGDDYIVNGQKTWTTLGQYADWIFALVRTNPDAPKKQAGISFLLIDLDTPGITVRPIKLIDGSVEVNEVFFDNVRVPAENLVGEENQGWSYAKFLLGNERTGVARVGHTKVRLERAKEYAAATKVGGGTLLEDPLFAAKFAELENEVLALELTQLRLVSSSADGKPNPASSILKLRGSELQQSATELLMDVAGPDSLPYEAGESIESPGWAQRSVPTYLNYRKVSIYGGSNEVQRQIIASTILGL, encoded by the coding sequence ATGAATCTTGCTTTGACAGAGGAGGAAGCTGCATTTCGTGACGAATTGCGGACGTTCTTCACCACCGAGATTCCCGCGGAGATCCGCGAGAAGAACAGGGTGGGAATCGAACTGAGCCGTGAAGACATGGTCACGACTATGCAAATTCTCAACGCCAACGGCCTTGCCGTCCCGAACTGGCCCGTCGAGTTCGGTGGCAAGGACTGGACTCCGGTTCAGCGGCACATCTGGCTCGACGAGATGCAGTTGGCGTCGGTGCCGGAGCCTCTGGCATTCAACGCGTCGATGGTCGGGCCGGTCATCGCCACGTTCGGCGCTCAGGAGCAGAAGGAGAAGTTCCTCCCGAAGACGGCCAACCTCGACATCTGGTGGTGTCAGGGGTTCTCGGAGCCGGAAGCAGGGTCCGACCTCGCGTCGCTGCGCACCACAGCTCTGCGTGACGGCGACGACTACATCGTCAACGGACAGAAGACCTGGACCACGCTGGGGCAGTACGCAGACTGGATCTTCGCGCTGGTGCGGACCAACCCCGATGCGCCGAAGAAGCAGGCAGGTATCTCGTTCCTGCTGATCGATCTGGACACGCCGGGAATCACGGTGCGCCCGATCAAGCTGATCGACGGCAGCGTCGAGGTCAACGAGGTGTTCTTCGACAACGTTCGGGTGCCAGCCGAAAACCTTGTGGGCGAGGAGAATCAGGGCTGGAGTTACGCCAAGTTCCTGCTGGGAAACGAGCGTACCGGCGTTGCGCGTGTAGGGCACACCAAAGTGCGGCTCGAACGAGCGAAAGAATATGCGGCCGCAACAAAGGTCGGAGGCGGCACGCTGCTCGAGGATCCGCTGTTCGCTGCGAAGTTCGCCGAACTCGAAAACGAGGTTCTGGCACTGGAGTTGACGCAGCTTCGGCTGGTGTCGAGCTCGGCGGACGGCAAGCCGAATCCGGCGTCGTCGATCCTGAAACTGCGTGGTTCGGAGCTGCAGCAGTCCGCGACCGAGTTGCTGATGGACGTGGCCGGACCCGACTCTTTGCCCTACGAGGCAGGCGAGAGCATCGAGAGCCCAGGCTGGGCGCAGCGCTCGGTACCGACGTACCTCAACTACCGCAAGGTCTCGATCTACGGCGGTTCGAACGAAGTGCAGCGTCAGATCATCGCGTCGACGATTCTCGGATTGTGA
- a CDS encoding histidine phosphatase family protein yields MTFLALVRHGETDWNLHGRLQGSSDIPLNATGRAQAREAVYQLEGRPWDLLVSSPLSRAAETADIIGEQLGISRSATYPDLAERHFGAAEGFTDYDAYSHWPHGRYPGLEPRRDMIVRGVRAIDRIAASHPDSSIIVVAHGGIIRGIFDAIRGVPSPRILNAGVSTLAHDGTEWTVETINGVPTRRMW; encoded by the coding sequence ATGACTTTTCTGGCACTGGTTCGGCACGGAGAAACCGACTGGAATCTTCATGGCCGCTTGCAGGGCAGCTCGGACATTCCGCTCAACGCGACCGGCCGGGCGCAGGCTCGCGAGGCCGTCTACCAACTGGAGGGGCGACCCTGGGATCTGTTGGTCTCGTCGCCGCTCTCACGGGCCGCCGAAACAGCAGACATCATCGGTGAGCAGCTCGGTATTTCGCGCAGCGCCACCTACCCCGATCTCGCCGAGCGCCATTTCGGGGCGGCAGAGGGATTCACCGATTACGACGCCTACTCTCACTGGCCACACGGCCGTTATCCCGGACTCGAACCACGTCGGGACATGATCGTCCGAGGAGTGCGAGCCATCGATCGGATTGCGGCCTCACATCCTGATTCCTCGATCATCGTCGTCGCGCACGGCGGCATAATCCGCGGGATCTTCGACGCCATCCGCGGCGTGCCGTCGCCCAGGATTCTCAACGCGGGAGTATCGACGCTCGCACACGACGGGACCGAATGGACCGTCGAAACCATCAACGGTGTCCCGACGAGAAGGATGTGGTGA
- a CDS encoding RidA family protein: MQIERRLEELGFTLPSEAQPPEGFEFSFEWVRVRGNRVYVSGHSPQLPDGSLAGPFGAVPSEISLDAATDAARDTALAVLGSVSRAIGDLDRISAWLTVTGSVNADHGFTQTTTAINGFSDLILQVFGPEIGAHARTALGAAALPMNNSVVVSAEIEIDG, encoded by the coding sequence ATGCAGATCGAACGCCGTTTGGAGGAACTCGGCTTCACCCTTCCGTCGGAAGCGCAGCCACCGGAAGGTTTCGAGTTCTCCTTCGAATGGGTTCGCGTACGCGGAAACCGGGTGTACGTCTCGGGCCATTCCCCGCAGTTGCCGGACGGCTCGCTCGCCGGCCCGTTCGGCGCAGTGCCGTCGGAAATCTCGCTCGATGCTGCCACGGATGCAGCGCGCGACACTGCTCTGGCCGTGCTCGGCAGTGTCAGCAGAGCCATCGGCGACCTCGACCGGATCAGCGCCTGGCTCACCGTGACGGGTTCGGTCAACGCCGATCACGGCTTCACCCAGACGACCACCGCGATCAACGGATTCTCCGACCTGATCCTGCAGGTGTTCGGACCCGAGATCGGCGCGCATGCTCGCACGGCACTCGGCGCCGCGGCCCTGCCGATGAACAACTCCGTTGTTGTCTCAGCGGAGATCGAGATCGACGGGTAG
- a CDS encoding ABC transporter permease subunit (The N-terminal region of this protein, as described by TIGR01726, is a three transmembrane segment that identifies a subfamily of ABC transporter permease subunits, which specificities that include histidine, arginine, glutamine, glutamate, L-cystine (sic), the opines (in Agrobacterium) octopine and nopaline, etc.), whose amino-acid sequence MEGHLEVHRKALALLAAMFALLAIAGCGSSSGPLVDQIKDDGVLVVGTEGTYSPFSFQGGDGQLTGYDIDIVNAVAGELGVSVEFVQTPFDSIFAGLESERFDLIANQVTINPARQSAYDLSKPYTVSEGEILTAADDNSISSVADLAGKTTAQSSTSNWAEVAADAGANVEAVEGFVQAVTLVKDGRVDATVNDSLAIAEYLKETGDTGVKIAAQTGDTSYQAFAARKDSGLMDEIDDAIDTLQADGTLAQISEKYFGSAVAAPTADTVAPTSDGEAAQGQSKLDLILDNLWPMLKATITMTIPLTAISFVIGLVIALGVALARISSKRWLSGIARFYVSIIRGTPLLLQLFIVFYALPQFGVVIDPFPAAVVAFSLNVGGYAAEVIRAAILSVPKGQWEASQTIGMGYRTTLQRIILPQALRTAVPPLSNTLISLVKDTSLASTILVTELLRVAQLAAAPTFDFFALYSVAALYYWVICMILSFFQGKLEVRLDRYVAK is encoded by the coding sequence ATGGAAGGTCACCTCGAAGTGCACCGTAAAGCGCTCGCTCTGCTTGCTGCGATGTTCGCACTGTTGGCCATCGCCGGTTGTGGGTCCTCGTCCGGGCCGCTCGTCGACCAGATCAAGGACGACGGCGTCCTGGTCGTGGGCACCGAGGGGACGTACAGCCCCTTCAGCTTCCAGGGTGGGGACGGCCAGCTCACCGGATACGACATCGACATCGTCAATGCCGTTGCCGGTGAACTCGGTGTGAGCGTCGAGTTCGTTCAGACGCCGTTCGATTCCATCTTCGCGGGGCTGGAGTCGGAGCGGTTCGACCTGATCGCGAACCAGGTGACGATCAATCCGGCACGCCAGAGTGCGTACGACCTGTCCAAGCCGTACACCGTCTCCGAAGGAGAGATACTCACCGCGGCCGACGACAACTCCATCTCGTCCGTCGCCGATCTTGCCGGAAAGACCACTGCACAATCGTCGACGAGCAACTGGGCCGAAGTCGCGGCCGACGCCGGCGCGAACGTCGAGGCCGTCGAAGGCTTCGTCCAGGCGGTCACCCTCGTCAAGGACGGCCGCGTCGACGCCACCGTCAACGACAGCCTCGCCATCGCCGAATACCTGAAGGAGACCGGCGACACCGGCGTGAAAATCGCAGCGCAAACGGGAGACACGAGCTACCAGGCGTTCGCGGCCCGCAAGGACAGCGGACTGATGGACGAGATCGACGACGCCATCGACACACTCCAGGCCGACGGCACTCTCGCGCAGATCTCCGAGAAGTACTTCGGCTCGGCCGTCGCCGCACCCACAGCGGACACCGTCGCCCCCACCTCGGATGGGGAAGCAGCACAGGGGCAGTCGAAGCTCGACCTGATCCTCGACAACCTGTGGCCGATGTTGAAGGCCACCATCACGATGACGATCCCGCTGACAGCGATCAGCTTCGTCATCGGACTGGTCATCGCACTCGGGGTTGCGCTCGCCCGAATTTCGTCGAAGCGATGGCTGTCCGGGATAGCCCGCTTCTATGTGTCGATCATCCGCGGCACTCCACTGCTGCTCCAGTTGTTCATCGTCTTCTACGCACTCCCCCAGTTCGGGGTGGTGATCGATCCGTTCCCGGCCGCGGTCGTCGCCTTCTCGTTGAACGTCGGAGGCTACGCGGCAGAGGTCATCCGTGCCGCGATCCTGAGCGTGCCCAAGGGACAGTGGGAGGCGTCGCAGACCATCGGCATGGGGTATCGAACGACGTTGCAGCGCATCATCCTTCCGCAGGCGTTGCGCACAGCGGTCCCGCCGTTGTCGAACACGTTGATCTCTCTCGTCAAGGACACGTCGCTGGCGTCGACCATCCTGGTCACCGAGCTCCTGCGCGTCGCGCAGCTCGCAGCGGCGCCGACCTTCGACTTCTTCGCTCTCTACAGCGTCGCGGCCCTCTACTACTGGGTCATCTGCATGATTCTCTCGTTCTTCCAAGGCAAACTCGAAGTCCGACTCGACAGGTATGTGGCGAAATGA
- a CDS encoding amino acid ABC transporter ATP-binding protein yields the protein MTDLLEVKSLKKSFGPIEVLKDVSFSVPSGTVTVIIGPSGSGKTTVLRALNALDPADAGVIRIGEVTVDFSSKVTPAQLRAFRAQSGMVFQQHNLFPHKTVLQNVIEGPVIVQKRSKDDATEEAHRLLDEVGLDVKADQYPFQLSGGQQQRVGIARALALHPKLMLFDEPTSALDPELVGEVLAVIKGLAAEGWTMVIVTHEIRFAEQVADEVLFIEGGVVVERGAPAEVLKNPSEPRTRQFLQRILA from the coding sequence ATGACCGACCTCCTCGAAGTGAAGTCCCTGAAGAAATCCTTCGGCCCCATCGAGGTCCTGAAGGATGTGTCGTTCTCGGTTCCGTCTGGGACGGTCACCGTCATCATCGGCCCGTCGGGGTCCGGTAAGACGACGGTACTGCGCGCGCTCAACGCGCTGGATCCCGCAGACGCCGGAGTGATCAGGATCGGCGAAGTCACCGTCGACTTCTCGTCGAAGGTCACGCCGGCGCAGCTTCGAGCTTTCCGCGCTCAGAGCGGCATGGTGTTTCAGCAGCACAACCTCTTCCCGCACAAGACAGTGCTGCAGAACGTCATCGAAGGACCGGTGATCGTCCAGAAGCGCTCGAAGGACGACGCCACCGAAGAGGCCCACCGACTGCTCGACGAGGTCGGCCTCGACGTCAAGGCGGACCAGTATCCGTTCCAACTGTCCGGCGGTCAGCAGCAGCGCGTCGGGATCGCCCGGGCGCTGGCACTGCACCCGAAGCTGATGTTGTTCGACGAGCCGACCTCGGCGTTGGACCCCGAACTGGTCGGCGAGGTTCTCGCCGTCATCAAAGGCCTTGCCGCTGAGGGCTGGACGATGGTGATCGTGACCCACGAAATACGGTTCGCAGAGCAGGTGGCCGACGAGGTCCTGTTCATCGAGGGCGGCGTCGTCGTCGAGCGCGGCGCACCTGCCGAGGTGCTCAAGAACCCGTCCGAGCCGCGGACCCGTCAGTTTTTGCAGCGGATTCTCGCCTAG
- a CDS encoding xanthine dehydrogenase family protein molybdopterin-binding subunit: protein MSTASIGQSIARTESVAKVTGAARYAVEQRSNVTPGYCWYVPATIPAGRVVDVQADDSVTLLWHGNAEKLGEVEDTELAVLQSDRVSYRGQIVAAVVADSLEEAREAAARVRVTYADRKSPDNDLTSDHSSLYAPETVNAGFPTDVTVGDPDSALQSAAHTVDRWYSTAPMHNSPMEPHATTAQWTDGVLTVWDSTQAPSGVQGDLATLFDLDPSSVRVVAENVGGGFGAKGSTRPNAVLAAMAARATGRTIKLALPRQALFDVVGYRTPTINHVQLGADAQGRLTALTHDTFQQTSQIFEFCEQTAESSRHIYASPNRRTTHRLAPLDVATPRWMRAPGEAPGMFAVETAIDELSYAVGVDPIELRIRNEPDMDPASGNPFSSRSVVECLREGAAKFGWADRDPRPGHRRDGRKLIGTGVATASYPVLISPSSASATLSEDGTITVSVAATDIGTGARTVLRQIAADALAVPADRVELKLGDSALPKAPGAGGSSGTSSWGWAVTKACRALVDKVGSIDDAAGPAEVTVETSEEIDAQKEFARMAFGAQFAEVEVDIDTGEVRVRRMLGVFGIGRVMNPRLARSQLIGGMTFGLGMALMEAGNTDLEFGGFSNHDLAEYHVPVCADIPVNIEATWVEEHDDQLSPMGGKGIGEIGTVGSPAAIGNAVYHATGVRVRDLPITLDKVLPHL, encoded by the coding sequence ATGAGCACAGCGTCCATCGGGCAGTCTATTGCGCGAACCGAGAGCGTCGCGAAAGTGACCGGCGCCGCGCGCTACGCCGTCGAGCAGCGTTCCAACGTAACGCCAGGTTACTGCTGGTACGTCCCGGCCACGATCCCTGCAGGTCGAGTTGTCGACGTGCAGGCCGACGATTCCGTCACGCTCCTGTGGCACGGCAATGCCGAAAAACTCGGAGAGGTCGAGGACACCGAACTCGCTGTCCTGCAATCGGATCGAGTGTCCTACCGTGGCCAGATCGTCGCAGCCGTCGTAGCCGATTCACTCGAAGAGGCACGCGAGGCGGCGGCAAGGGTGCGGGTGACCTACGCAGACCGGAAGAGTCCCGACAACGACCTGACGTCGGATCATTCGTCCCTGTACGCGCCGGAGACCGTCAACGCTGGGTTCCCGACGGATGTGACCGTCGGCGATCCGGATTCGGCACTGCAGTCGGCCGCACACACCGTCGACCGGTGGTACTCGACGGCGCCCATGCACAACAGTCCCATGGAACCGCATGCAACCACCGCCCAATGGACCGATGGCGTTCTGACGGTGTGGGATTCGACCCAAGCACCGTCGGGCGTCCAGGGAGACCTCGCAACGCTGTTCGATCTCGATCCGTCATCGGTCCGCGTCGTCGCCGAGAACGTGGGTGGCGGTTTCGGCGCAAAGGGGAGCACGAGGCCGAACGCGGTGTTGGCGGCGATGGCTGCACGTGCGACCGGACGCACGATCAAGCTCGCCCTGCCCCGCCAGGCATTGTTCGACGTAGTCGGCTATCGAACACCGACGATCAACCACGTCCAGCTCGGAGCCGACGCGCAGGGCAGACTGACTGCACTGACACACGACACGTTTCAGCAGACCTCGCAGATCTTCGAGTTCTGCGAGCAGACCGCGGAATCCTCGCGGCACATCTACGCCTCGCCCAACCGCCGAACGACCCACCGACTGGCACCGCTCGACGTCGCGACTCCTCGTTGGATGCGTGCACCGGGTGAGGCGCCGGGAATGTTCGCGGTGGAGACAGCTATCGACGAATTGTCGTACGCAGTCGGTGTCGACCCGATCGAACTTCGAATTCGCAACGAGCCGGACATGGATCCGGCCAGCGGCAACCCCTTCTCCTCTCGTAGCGTCGTCGAATGTCTGCGTGAAGGTGCGGCCAAGTTCGGGTGGGCCGACCGCGATCCCCGACCGGGCCACCGAAGGGACGGGCGCAAGCTCATCGGGACAGGCGTCGCGACGGCCAGCTATCCGGTTCTGATCAGCCCATCTTCGGCGTCGGCGACGCTGTCCGAGGACGGCACCATCACTGTGTCCGTCGCGGCCACCGACATCGGTACCGGCGCGCGAACGGTGTTGCGTCAGATCGCAGCCGACGCGCTTGCCGTGCCCGCCGACAGGGTGGAACTGAAGCTCGGCGACAGTGCCCTCCCGAAGGCTCCGGGCGCAGGCGGGTCGTCGGGAACGTCGTCGTGGGGATGGGCGGTGACGAAGGCGTGCCGCGCACTCGTGGACAAGGTCGGGAGCATCGACGACGCGGCTGGGCCTGCTGAGGTCACCGTCGAGACCTCCGAAGAAATCGATGCGCAGAAAGAGTTCGCGCGCATGGCATTCGGTGCCCAGTTCGCCGAGGTGGAAGTCGACATCGACACCGGCGAGGTGCGTGTCCGACGCATGCTCGGAGTCTTCGGTATCGGACGCGTCATGAATCCGAGGCTCGCCCGGTCGCAGCTGATCGGCGGGATGACCTTCGGCCTCGGAATGGCGTTGATGGAAGCGGGAAACACCGATCTCGAATTCGGCGGCTTCTCCAACCACGACCTTGCCGAGTATCACGTGCCGGTGTGCGCGGACATACCCGTGAACATCGAGGCAACCTGGGTCGAGGAGCACGACGACCAGCTCAGTCCCATGGGCGGCAAGGGGATCGGCGAAATCGGTACCGTCGGCTCACCCGCCGCCATCGGCAACGCCGTCTACCACGCGACGGGTGTGCGGGTACGCGACCTCCCCATCACCCTGGACAAGGTTCTGCCGCACCTCTAG
- a CDS encoding FAD binding domain-containing protein produces the protein MKMFAYDVATDVDDAVSRLVADPDSALLGGGTNLVDLMKLGAAQPSTLIDVTRLPLGEIDILTDGSLRVGAGVSNSDLAVHPVVRARYPVLSQAVLAGASGQLRNMATVGGNLFQRTRCVYFMDMSKPCNKRDPGSGCPAIEGEHRNLAILGASEHCVATHPSDMAVALTALDAVVDITGPRGSHKMPIGDLYRLPGDDPDLDTNIGHDEIVTGIEIPALPRGSVSTYRKVRDRASYAFALASVAAVINVEDGQVTEARIALGGVAHKPWRAITAEGDLLGRSVDHGAFREAIDLELRGARPLRDNGFKIPLVRNLVTETLTELAERRTEQ, from the coding sequence ATGAAGATGTTCGCCTACGACGTGGCAACCGACGTCGACGACGCTGTCAGCCGACTCGTCGCGGATCCGGATTCCGCGCTTCTAGGGGGCGGCACCAACCTCGTCGACCTCATGAAACTGGGGGCGGCGCAGCCGTCGACGCTCATCGACGTGACCAGGTTGCCACTCGGCGAGATCGACATTCTCACCGACGGATCGCTGCGTGTCGGGGCGGGGGTCAGCAACAGCGATCTCGCTGTGCATCCCGTGGTCCGTGCTCGCTATCCGGTGCTTTCACAGGCAGTGCTGGCCGGCGCCTCCGGGCAGTTGCGCAACATGGCGACCGTCGGTGGCAATCTGTTCCAGCGCACACGATGCGTCTACTTCATGGACATGAGCAAGCCGTGCAACAAACGTGACCCTGGGTCGGGTTGCCCCGCTATCGAGGGTGAACATCGAAATCTCGCGATTCTGGGTGCCTCCGAGCACTGTGTCGCGACGCATCCGTCGGACATGGCAGTTGCTTTGACGGCACTCGATGCCGTCGTCGACATCACCGGTCCCCGCGGATCACACAAGATGCCGATCGGGGATCTGTACAGGCTTCCTGGCGACGATCCCGATCTCGATACCAACATCGGCCACGACGAGATCGTCACAGGCATCGAAATTCCCGCACTTCCTCGCGGCTCGGTGTCGACTTACCGCAAGGTTCGTGACCGCGCGTCGTACGCGTTTGCCCTTGCATCCGTTGCCGCAGTGATCAATGTGGAGGACGGGCAGGTCACCGAAGCCCGTATTGCGCTGGGCGGCGTCGCTCACAAACCGTGGCGCGCAATCACCGCCGAGGGCGATCTCTTGGGGAGGTCCGTCGATCACGGGGCCTTCCGAGAAGCGATCGATCTGGAACTTCGTGGAGCTAGACCGCTGCGAGACAACGGTTTCAAGATTCCACTCGTCAGAAACCTGGTGACGGAGACGCTGACGGAGCTGGCAGAGCGGAGAACGGAACAATGA
- a CDS encoding 2Fe-2S iron-sulfur cluster-binding protein, which produces MSRVTLRVNGTEHELDCDVRTTLLDALREHLDLIGAKKGCDHGQCGACTVLVDGRRINSCLALAVGYQGRDIVTVEGLADGDTLHPVQQAFIDNDAFQCGYCTSGQICSAVAVIEEAKQGWPSAVTEDDHPRLTREEVRERMSGNLCRCGAYANIVPAVMEASE; this is translated from the coding sequence ATGAGCAGAGTGACCCTGAGGGTGAACGGCACCGAACATGAGCTCGACTGCGACGTACGCACCACGCTGCTGGACGCATTGCGCGAACACCTCGACCTGATCGGCGCGAAGAAGGGCTGTGATCACGGCCAGTGCGGAGCGTGCACGGTTCTCGTCGACGGGCGACGCATCAACAGCTGTCTTGCCCTCGCCGTCGGCTATCAAGGCCGCGATATCGTCACCGTCGAGGGTCTCGCGGATGGTGACACGCTGCACCCTGTCCAGCAGGCATTCATCGACAACGACGCCTTCCAGTGCGGCTACTGTACGTCCGGCCAGATCTGCTCGGCCGTGGCTGTCATCGAAGAAGCCAAGCAGGGATGGCCGAGCGCGGTCACCGAGGACGACCACCCACGGTTGACGCGCGAAGAAGTACGCGAACGCATGAGCGGAAACTTGTGCCGCTGCGGCGCCTACGCGAACATCGTGCCCGCGGTGATGGAGGCAAGCGAATGA